The following are encoded together in the Blautia obeum ATCC 29174 genome:
- a CDS encoding YigZ family protein, with protein sequence MLEQYRTVYEGGEGEITEKKSRFIATVHPVESEEEALAFLEEMKKKYWDARHNCYVYSIGMNREFTRCSDDGEPSGTAGRPMLDVILGEDIYNVAVVVTRYFGGVLLGTGGLVRAYSKAVQEGLAASKVILKQKGIALKITTDYTGLGKIQYIAGERNIPVLDSEYTDKVVMKLLVPVQDVGSVQKAITEGTNGRAGIEKDQELYYAVIDGKVITFDH encoded by the coding sequence ATGCTGGAACAGTACAGAACAGTATATGAAGGTGGAGAAGGCGAGATCACTGAAAAAAAATCACGCTTCATCGCGACAGTTCATCCAGTGGAAAGTGAAGAAGAAGCGTTGGCTTTTCTGGAAGAGATGAAAAAAAAATACTGGGATGCAAGACACAATTGCTATGTGTATTCGATTGGGATGAACCGTGAATTTACCAGATGCAGTGATGATGGAGAACCTTCCGGAACTGCTGGAAGGCCAATGCTTGATGTGATCCTTGGAGAAGATATTTATAATGTGGCGGTTGTAGTAACAAGATATTTTGGAGGCGTGCTGCTTGGAACAGGTGGACTTGTAAGAGCGTATTCCAAAGCAGTGCAGGAAGGCCTTGCTGCAAGCAAGGTGATTCTTAAACAAAAGGGAATCGCACTTAAGATTACGACAGATTATACAGGGCTCGGCAAGATACAGTACATTGCAGGAGAAAGAAACATTCCAGTGCTGGATAGTGAATATACGGACAAAGTGGTCATGAAATTGCTGGTTCCAGTGCAGGATGTAGGAAGCGTACAGAAGGCAATTACAGAAGGAACGAATGGAAGAGCCGGAATCGAAAAAGATCAGGAACTGTATTATGCAG